Proteins from a genomic interval of Nitrosomonas sp.:
- a CDS encoding type II toxin-antitoxin system PemK/MazF family toxin — protein MMRGDLVTIAIQGNFGKPRPALVIQANQFSEHVSATVLLITSTLVAAPLLRVTVQPSAENGLQKPSQVMVDKAMTVKRDKVGPAFGHIDADVLVEVERCLAVFLGIAK, from the coding sequence ATGATGCGCGGCGACCTGGTGACTATTGCCATACAAGGAAACTTTGGCAAGCCACGGCCCGCGTTGGTAATTCAAGCCAATCAGTTCAGCGAGCATGTAAGTGCAACGGTTCTACTCATTACCAGCACGCTTGTTGCTGCGCCATTGCTGCGCGTTACTGTTCAGCCGAGCGCGGAGAACGGCTTGCAGAAGCCTTCACAGGTAATGGTGGACAAGGCCATGACGGTTAAGCGCGACAAGGTAGGACCAGCCTTTGGACACATTGATGCGGATGTATTAGTGGAGGTTGAGCGTTGCTTGGCCGTTTTCCTGGGCATCGCCAAGTGA